TCGGCGACGAGACCGCGCTGCCCGCCATCGCCCGCCGCCTGGAAGAATTGCCCGCGACCGCGCAGGCGCTGGTGCTGGTAGAAGTGCCGGGCGCCGCCAACGAGATCCCGCTGCCGACCCAGGCGCGGGCCACGGTGCGCTGGCTGCATCGCGACGGCACCGCGGCCGGCTACAGCACGCGGTTGCTGGAAGCCGCGCGCGAACTGGCGCTGCCTCCCGGCGAGGGCTACACCTGGATCGCGGCCGAATCGGCCGTGGCCAAGGCGGTGCGCGAAATCATGGTGGCGCAGCACGGCGTCGACAAGAGCCGCATCCGCGCCGCCAGCTACTGGAAGCGTGGCGCCATCGCCGTGCACGAGTCGCACGACGATTGACGTTGCGGGGTTGAGGCCGCGGGTTGAAGCCGCGGGTTGCAGCCGCGAGCGCGCCTACCCCTGCGCCAGCGCCAGCAGGTTGGCCACGCGTCCGCCGGGGGCATCGTCGCGCACCACCAGGCCCAGCACCGCGCGCGGCCAGTCCAGCGCGAAGGGGCGGTAGACCACGCCGTCCGGGCGCAGGTGGCGCAGCGACGCGGGCACGATCGCCACGCCCATGCCCGCCGCCACCAGGTTCACCGCCGATGACAGCTGCGGCGCGCGCTGGCCGGGCAGCGGGTTCAGGCCATGCTGGCGGCACGCCGCCATGATGTCGGCGCTCAGGCCATAGCCGGACTTGCGCGAATACTGGATAAAGCGCTCCTGCGCCAGGTCGGCCGGCGCCAGCCGCTTGCGCCGCGCCAGCGCGTGGCCCAGCGGCAGCGCCACCACCAGCGGCTCTTCCGTCAACTGCGTGAAACGCAGGCCGCCGTCCATCGCGAACGGCGGCCGCACGAAGGCCGCGTCGATCTGGCCATCGCGCAGGCGCGCCACCAGCGTTTCGCTGTCGTCCTGCGACAGCGTCATTTCCACATCGGGGTATTGCTGCCGGTAGAGCCGGATCAATTCGGTCACGACCGGATGGAACGACGCCGATTCGGTGAAGCCCAACGACAGTTCGCCGACCTCGCCGCGCGCGGCCCGGCGCGCCGTCTGCACCGCGTCCTGGGCGCGCTGCAGGATGTCCTGCGCGCAGGCCAGGAAGGCGCGGCCGGCGTCATTCAGACTGACGCCGCGGCCACGGCGGTCGAACAGCGGCGTGCCGACTTCCTCTTCCAGCTGGCGGATCTGCTGCGACAGCGGCGGCTGCGCCATGCCCAGCTGTTCGGCCGCGCGGGTGAAGTGCTGGGCCTCGGCCGTGGCCACGAAATAGCGCAGGTGGCGCAGTTCCATATTGGTATCCAGAAAGTACCGATTATCAATTTTCCATATATTGGACATTCTAGTGTGGCGCAACGATGATGCGGACATCCCCTCTTCGTTTCCAAAGGAATGCGCATGGCTTCGACTCCCACTCCCGGCGCGCTGCTGCGCCGCCATCTGGCCCAGGACATCGTGGTGGCGCCCGGCGCCTACGACGGCATGTCGGCCCGGCTGGTGGCCGCGGCCGGCTTCAACGCCGTCTACGCCAGCGGCGGCGCCATCGCGCGCGCGGCCGGCTACCCCGACATCGGGCTGCTCAGCTTCACCGAGGTCATGGACCGGGTCGAGAAGATCGTCGACGCCAGCGGCCTGCCGGTCGTGGCCGACGCCGACACCGGTTTCGGCGGCTCGGCCAACGTCGAGCGCACGGTGCGCATCATGGAACGGGCCGGCGTCGCGGCCTTCCACATCGAGGACCAGTCGTTTCCCAAGCGCTGCGGCCACCTGGACGACAAGAGCCTGGTGGATGCCGAGGAAATGTGCCGCAAGGTCCACATCGCGCGCCAGACGCTGGCCGATGCCGACACGCTGGTGATCGCGCGCACCGACGCCATCGCGGTGGAGGGCTTCGACGCCGCCATCGCGCGCGCCGAGCGCTATGTGAAGGCCGGCGCCGACATGGTGTTCGTCGAGGCGCCGGAAACGCTGGAGCAGATCCGCGCCATCGCCGACCGGCTGCCGGGCCTGAAGCTGATCAACATGTTCTATGGCGGCAAGACGCCGCTGGTGCCGCTGCCCGACCTGGTCGCCATGGGCTATCGCCTGGCGATCATTCCGTCGGATCTGCAGCGCGCCGCCATCCACGCCATGCAGGCCACGCTGGCGGCGATCCGCGAAACCGGCGACAGCAGCGCGCTGGCCGACCGCCTGACCAGCTTCAAGGAACGCGAAGAGATCGTGCAGACCCGCCGCTATCTGGCGCTGGACGCGCAGTAGCAAGGGTTGCCGCGAACGGACCCAACGCAGGCGGGACGCGCGCCGGCTCGAGCCGGCGCGCGCGGCCTTACTGGCGGCAGCGCTGCGGCATCGACAGCGGCCACAGGCGCTGGTTGTAGCTGCCGTAGAGCGTGCGGATGCCGCATTCCAGGGTGACGCGCGCCACCATCGTGCCGCGTTCGTCCAGGATCATCGAGAACTCCCGCGTCGACACCACGGCGCGCTGGTTGGCGTAGGCCGAGGCCCACAGGTAGACCGGCGCGACCGCCAGCCGGCCCTGGCCGTCGGCATAGCCGTAGCCATCGCCGACCAGCGCCGGCGCCAGGCCATCGTGGCGCGGGCCGAGGTAGTCGAAGGTCGGTCCGCCCGCGACGCCCTTTTCATTGACCGCGCGCATGCTGCCGTTGGGCAGCACGATGGCCGCCTGGCCTTCCGAGAACGAGGTCGCGGTGCCCGGCAGCGTCAGGCGGGTCTTGCCGGTGGCGTCGGCGTAGAGGGTGATCGGCTTGCCCTGGGCGTCCGCGCCGGAACGCAGCAGCCAGGCCGATCCTGTCGGCCAGTACCAGTCTCCGGCCGGCAGGCTGGCCACGGTCTTGCCCTGTTCGTCGATCAGGCGGGCGCCGTCGTCGCCGCTCAGCAGCGCGCGCGCCGGCTTGCCCTGGAACGAGGTGCCGGCCACCGCGCCCGGCGCGATCTGCCAGCGGCCCTGGCCGTCCACGTAGCCGTGGCGGTCGGCGCGGCGGATGGCGAGCCAGGTGCCCATGGGGGTGTAGCTGGCGTCCTGCAGGTCGAGCGCGTCGGAGGCATCGGGCGCGACGATCCAGCGGTTCTTCTCGCTGTAGGCCAGGTAGGCGCCGCTGCCATCGCGCGAGACGTCCAGCGCCGGCTGGAAGCTGGTCAGGATGCGCCCGTCGCGATTGAACAGCGCCGCGGGGCGGCGGTAGTCGTCTTCCTGCGAGCCCGCCTGGTACATCAGCCACAGCTTGTCGCTGACGTAGCGGGCGTCGTTGTGGCGCGGCGGCACGATCCATTTGCCCTGCGCGTCGATCACGCCGACCTTGTCCTTGCCCAGCGAGGCGGCCGCGCGGCCGTCGTGGAACGCGCCGATGTACTGGAAGGCCGGGGCTGACACTTCCTTGCCGGCGACGAAGTCGTACAGGCCCCACGGATCGCCCTCGGCCGCGGTCTTCAGGTAGCGCACCAGTCCCGGCGCGACGACCTCGGCCTCGAAGTAGTCGGGCAGCGCGTAGGTCTTGCCGGCGCGGTCGATGAGGCGCGTCTCGCCCTTGGCGTAGATCAGCGCGTAGCCGTGTCGGAAGGCGCCGATGTGTTGTTGCGCCGGCAGGTCCATGGGCTTGCCGCGGCCGTCGAGCAACTGCATGCCCGCTTCGGTCTGCGCGGCGAAGCGCAACTGGTCGGCGGTGAGGGATTCGGCGGCGGAGACGTCGTCCTGCGTGTCGCTGTCGCGCGGGCCGTCCAGCGCCACGACCTCGTCCCAGTCCTTTTGCGTGGCGACGCTGCCATCGGCCAGCAGCAGGCCGGCGCCGCCTTCCGTGCAGTGGCAATAGCCTTGCCCGAGCAGGCCGAGCGGGCCATCGACCACGTCCAGCGGCATGTCGCGCAGTTGCGAGCCTTGCGCCGCCTCGACCGCCTCGGGTTGCAGCACCGCGCGGCCGTCGGCGTCGATGGCGTTGAGCAGCTGGCCGTCCTGGCTGGACAGCCACAGCTTGCCCTGGCGCACCGCCAGCCGGCCGGCCTGCGCCAGCCACGGCGGCGCGCTGTCGCCCTGCAGCCAGGCGCCCTTGGGCGTCAGCAGGCCGGCGACATTGCCGGCCTTGTCGCGGAACAGCAGATAGCCGCCTTCGTTCTGGTCGGGCTTGATGTCGCGGCTGCCCAGCGTCAGCGCGTCGGGGCGTCCGGGCACATAGGCCTTGAGCGTGTCGCCCGAGGCGTAGACCAGCGTGTTGTCGTAGATGTCCGAGGCGTTCGCTTCCTCGTTGGTGAGCGTGGCGATCTGCTGGCCGTTCGCGTCCAGCAATGCATAGCCCCTGGTCGGCAGCTGCGCGCTCCAGAACGCCTTGCCCACGCGGCCCAGGCGCTGGTAGCGCTTGCCTTCGCCGATCAGCGCGCCCTTGTCGTCGATCAAAACCACTTCATCGTCGCCGATGCCGAGCGCCAGCGGGTCGTCCTTCTGCCGCGTGATATCGCTGAACTTGGGCTCCACCCGCCAGTTCCAGTCGGCGTCGAGCAGGCCGTACATGCCATGGCTGTCGATGCCGACGAACAGGTCCTTGCCGTAGCCCGACACCACCCGCAGGCCGTCCTTGGCGTAGCGGCGTTCGCCGTCGGCCGAGCGGTATTCCTCGCGGTAGGTGACGGACAATTGCGCCGGCCGGCCTTCGCGCAGGCTGACGTGCTCGACGCTGGCGTCGAGCGCGTCGCCCACGGCCTTGCCGGCGCGGTCGATCAGCTGGTGCTGGCCGTCCAGCGTCACCACCGCCAGCCCGGCCTCGACGAAGTCGCCCGCGCTGTCGTAGCGCGGCGGCACCGCCATCTTGCCCTTGCCGTCGATATAGCCCCACTTGCCTTTCCAGCGCACCGCGGCCAGGCCATGGTGGAAGTTGCCGACGCGCTCGAACTGCGGATTGACCACGAGCTTGCCGTTGCCGTCGATGAATCCCCAGGCGTGCCGCCGCAGCGACTTGTCGGTCGGCACGCGGTCGATTTCCTCGAGCGAGGACGGTAGCAGCACCGCGGCGCGGTTGTCCGACAGCGGGCCGATGCAACCGACGGGGCCGTCGTAGGCCTGCAGGTCGCGGCTGGTCGTGGCCGGATCCATCAGGCCATCGACGCAGGGGATGCCGTCCTGGCGATACTGCGCATGGACGGACAGGGACAGGCCGAGCGCGGCGACGGCGCAGGCGATACGGGTGGCGTGAAACGCGCGTGTGCTCATGATTGTTCTGCTTTGGCGGATTCGGGGACGGGCGCGTCTTCGGCCTCGGTGGCCTCGGGGCAGGTCAGCTTTTCGCGTGGCCAGGTCACGCGTTCCTGCGCGTCCAGCACGATGACCTGGCCGCACAGCAGGCCGAACATCGCGGTGGTCTTGCCGCGGGTGTCGATGAATTCCAGCAGGCGATCGCGGCGCACCAGCGCGCGGCCCTCCTTGAAGTCGCTGGCCCAGCCGAACTCGGGCGGGATCACGTAGCGGCCGGTCAGGTCGATGTAGCCGAGCAGCTTGCCGCTGCGCTGGTCGCGCCGCGCCAGCGCCAGGCCGTCGCGCAGCGGACCGAGCCGGTTGAAGTAGGGCCCGACGACGCGCTTGCCGGCGGCATTGACGAAGCCGTAGCGGTCGCCGCTGCCGCGGTAGGCCACGACGCCCTCGCCGGCGGTGCGCTCCTCGACGCTGAATTCGCCCTTGAATCGGGTGATCTCGCGGCCCTGCAGGTCGGTCATGACGCTTTCCGCCGAGTCGCGGTCGCGGAAGATCACCCGCTGCATCGACGCCAGCGGCGTGCCGTCGCCGCGCTTCTCGAGCAGGGCCTTGCCGTTCTGGTCCATCAGGCGGTAGCGCTGGCCGTCGTAGACGCGCGCCAGGCCCTCGGGCTGCACGAAGAACGGATTGAACTCGCCATAGCCGGCGGAGACCTTCAGATTGCCGCGCGCGTCGATGGCGCCGTTGCGCGAGCGGTATTGCACGTAGATCCAGTCGCCGAACTGCTCCTTGCGGTCGGGCACGCCGTCGAACAGGCGGGTCATGCCGCCGTCGGCGTCGAACAGCAGCGTGGCGCCGTCCTTGCCCTGGCCCAGATAGCGGCCCTGCTTCAGGTCCTGCGGCTTTTCGTGCAGCACCACGCTGCGCTTGCCGGTGCGCAGGTTGATCAGGCGGTAGTCGTCGCTGTAGCCCGAGTCATCCTTGCTTTTCGGCTCGCGCACCAGCAGGTAGCCGTTGCCCAGGTAATCGAGCGCGTAGCTGCCGGCATAAGTCGCGGGCACGATCCACTTGCCGTGGCGGTCGATGACGCCCCAGCGCTCGCCGTCCTGCGCCTTGGCCCAGTCGTCCTGGAAGTCGTCGATGCGCTCGAGCGTGGGCGCCACGGCGGCGCTGGCGCTGCGGATGTTCCACAGGCCCCAGCGGCGGTTGCGGCGCTCGTCCAGCTTGTAGAAGTAGAGCAGGTCGCCGTCGATCTTCTCGCCGTTGACCTCGACATACGCAGGCAGCTTTTGCGGGTTGCCGTGGGTGTCGATCAGCACCGCCTCGTCGCGGCTCATGGCCGGCGTGCGGGCCCAGCTGTAGGCGCCCTTGAAGCCGCCGATGCCGGCGTAGGTGGGCGGCAGGATCCAGTTGCCCTCGGCGTCGATGGCGCCCACCGTGCCCTTGCGCGTCTTCACCAGCAACGGCGCGGCGGCGCCGTAGTTATTCATGTCGTCCCAATCGGGATTGATGACGATCTTGCCCGAGCGCGTCAGGATGCCGGTGGGCTGCTGGTAGTCGTTGGGCCGCAGCAGGGCCAGCGGCAACTGCTCGGCGCCGGGCGCCGCGTCGCGCGATCGGCCGCCGGCGTTTCGCGGGGAGAAAGGCAGCACGCGGTACTGGCCCAGGCGTTCGACGGTGTCGCTGTCCAGCAGCGGCGTGCCGTCGGCGCGGTAGATCTGCCTGAGCGTGGCTTCGCTGTCGGTGCCCGGCACCTGGACGGCGGTGCCGGTTTCCGTGGCGGCGGCCGTGGCGCTATCGGCCGCGGCATCGGCGGCGGCCGGCGCCGCATTGTCGGCGGTCTCCGCGACCGCGGCGGCCTCGACGGCCGGCCCGGCGGCGTCGGCGGTCATCGGCACCGGCGCGGCGTCCGTGAGGGCGGGCGACATCGGCGGCGGCGGATCCGCCGGTCCGGCCTGTGCCTCGGCCTGCGCCTCGGCCTGCGCCTCGGCCTGCGCCTCGGCCTGCGCCTCGGCCTGCGCCTCGGCCTGCGCCTCGGCCTGCGCCTCGGCCTGCGCCTCGGCCTGCGCCTCGGCCTGCGCCTCGGCCTGCGCCTCGGCCTGCGCCTCGGCCTGCGCCTCGGCCTGCGCCTCGGCCTGCGCCTCGGCCTGCGCCTCGGCCTGCGCCTCGGCCTGCGCCTCGGCCTGCGCCTCGGCCTGCGCCTCGGCCTGCGCCTCGGCCTGCGCCTCGGCCTGCGCCTCGGCCTGCGCCTCGGCCTGCGCCTCGGCCTGCGCCTCGGCCTGCGCCGCGGCGTCGGCAGGGTCCGTCTCGTCGGCCGGCTTGGCCGCGTCGCTGGCGAAGGCGTCGTTCGGACCGTGCCCATACAGCCAGGCCAGGCCGTCGCTGACGGTGACACGGCCAAAGGCGGCCGGCGTCACCAGCACGTTGCCGCCGGGGGCGACCATCACGACGGCGTCGACGTCGGACAGCACCTTCCAGTCGCCGCTTTCCTCCACGCCCACGTAGGGGTTGGTGAACGTGCGCATCGGCCGCAAGTCCGCGTCCAGCAGCACGTACTGCGCCTTGTCACGCGGCTTGGCCAGCCACAGGCCGGCGGCGGGTTGCGCCACGCTTTCATAGCGCTCCCTGGACAAGGGCGAGCCGTCGGGGCGCACGAATGCCCAGGCGTTCTGGCGGTACACGGCCAGTGTGTCGCCGTCGCGCAGCGGCGGCTGCTCCGAGCGCAGCACGTCGGGCGCGATGGCCCATTTGCCGTTGGCGTCGAGCAGGCCCCACAGGCCGCCATAACGCGAACTGCGCCGCTGCGCCGGCAGGTAGCCGGCGACGGGCCGGTTCAGCATCATCACGTCGCCGGGCAGCGTCATGGCGCGGCCGGTCGCGGTATTGAACAGCCGCGGCGCCTGCGGCACCTCCATCGCCGCCAGCTTCTGGCCCGGCTCGAAGCCCCACGAGCGGGTGCCCAGCTCGAAGGTCTTGACGATCTGGCCCTGGCGATTGACGAGCACGTCGCGCTCGTCCTCCTCGACCAGCGCGGTGCCTTCCGCGTTGAAGCCCGAGGCGCGCGTGAAGCGCGGCTTGATGACCCATTCGCCGCGCTTGTCGATGAAACCCCACAGCCCGTTTTGCTGCACCGCGGCCAGGCCGTTCTGGAACGACTCCGCTTCCTGGAAGGCGGGCGTGATGACCATCCGGGCCTGCTTGTCGATGTAGCCCCAGGTGCCGGCCGTGTCGTCCGCCTTGCCGGTCAGCACGGCGGCCAGGCCCTCGGCGTAGTCGCGGTTGCAGGACACGTCCGGGGTGATCGCATAGGTGCGGCCGACGCAGTCGCGTTGCCAGTCGGCGAATTCGTCTTCGGCGTGGACGGGGCTGGCCCACAGGCCGGCCAGCGCCACGGCCAGCGCCAGCGGCCGCAGCATGACGGCGCGCCTCATGACGCGGCCCGCGCGGTGACGGACGAAGGGGCAATCAAGGGGATCGAGCGAAGCCGGACGTGCCGCATGGTGGTGATGCCTGCCAAAGGGGAACGAAGGCAGCACTGTAACCAGCAGTAGCAAGCAAAGAAGCGATAAATGTAACGATAGAAAACGAACCGTTAACAGCGCGCCGGCAGGCGTCTCAATCGTCGAGCCACGCGCCCTGCTGGCGCATGCGCGAACGCAGCAGCGACCGCGCCCGCGACAGGCGGCTGCGCACCGTGCCGATCGGCAGATCCAGCCGCGCCGCGGCTTCCTCGTACGACATGCCGTCGGCGCAGATCATCACCAGCACGTCGCCCAGGTCGGGCGGCAGGGCGGCCAGCGACCGGTCCAGGATGCGCAGCGTCTGCATCAGCTCGGTGCGGGCGGCCGGGTCCGAGCGGCGGTCATGTTCCTCGACCAGGGCGTCCTCGCTCACGAACGCATAGCGTCGTTCGGGAGCGCGCGACAGGTGGTTGCGGATGAGGTTGCGGGCGATGCCGAACAGCCAGGTCGACGGCTTGCTCTCGCCGCGGAAGCGCTCGTAGCACGACGACATCTCGACGAAGGCCTGCTGCGTGATCTCGTCCGC
The window above is part of the Achromobacter deleyi genome. Proteins encoded here:
- a CDS encoding LysR family transcriptional regulator; the protein is MELRHLRYFVATAEAQHFTRAAEQLGMAQPPLSQQIRQLEEEVGTPLFDRRGRGVSLNDAGRAFLACAQDILQRAQDAVQTARRAARGEVGELSLGFTESASFHPVVTELIRLYRQQYPDVEMTLSQDDSETLVARLRDGQIDAAFVRPPFAMDGGLRFTQLTEEPLVVALPLGHALARRKRLAPADLAQERFIQYSRKSGYGLSADIMAACRQHGLNPLPGQRAPQLSSAVNLVAAGMGVAIVPASLRHLRPDGVVYRPFALDWPRAVLGLVVRDDAPGGRVANLLALAQG
- a CDS encoding isocitrate lyase/PEP mutase family protein, with the protein product MASTPTPGALLRRHLAQDIVVAPGAYDGMSARLVAAAGFNAVYASGGAIARAAGYPDIGLLSFTEVMDRVEKIVDASGLPVVADADTGFGGSANVERTVRIMERAGVAAFHIEDQSFPKRCGHLDDKSLVDAEEMCRKVHIARQTLADADTLVIARTDAIAVEGFDAAIARAERYVKAGADMVFVEAPETLEQIRAIADRLPGLKLINMFYGGKTPLVPLPDLVAMGYRLAIIPSDLQRAAIHAMQATLAAIRETGDSSALADRLTSFKEREEIVQTRRYLALDAQ
- a CDS encoding WG repeat-containing protein: MSTRAFHATRIACAVAALGLSLSVHAQYRQDGIPCVDGLMDPATTSRDLQAYDGPVGCIGPLSDNRAAVLLPSSLEEIDRVPTDKSLRRHAWGFIDGNGKLVVNPQFERVGNFHHGLAAVRWKGKWGYIDGKGKMAVPPRYDSAGDFVEAGLAVVTLDGQHQLIDRAGKAVGDALDASVEHVSLREGRPAQLSVTYREEYRSADGERRYAKDGLRVVSGYGKDLFVGIDSHGMYGLLDADWNWRVEPKFSDITRQKDDPLALGIGDDEVVLIDDKGALIGEGKRYQRLGRVGKAFWSAQLPTRGYALLDANGQQIATLTNEEANASDIYDNTLVYASGDTLKAYVPGRPDALTLGSRDIKPDQNEGGYLLFRDKAGNVAGLLTPKGAWLQGDSAPPWLAQAGRLAVRQGKLWLSSQDGQLLNAIDADGRAVLQPEAVEAAQGSQLRDMPLDVVDGPLGLLGQGYCHCTEGGAGLLLADGSVATQKDWDEVVALDGPRDSDTQDDVSAAESLTADQLRFAAQTEAGMQLLDGRGKPMDLPAQQHIGAFRHGYALIYAKGETRLIDRAGKTYALPDYFEAEVVAPGLVRYLKTAAEGDPWGLYDFVAGKEVSAPAFQYIGAFHDGRAAASLGKDKVGVIDAQGKWIVPPRHNDARYVSDKLWLMYQAGSQEDDYRRPAALFNRDGRILTSFQPALDVSRDGSGAYLAYSEKNRWIVAPDASDALDLQDASYTPMGTWLAIRRADRHGYVDGQGRWQIAPGAVAGTSFQGKPARALLSGDDGARLIDEQGKTVASLPAGDWYWPTGSAWLLRSGADAQGKPITLYADATGKTRLTLPGTATSFSEGQAAIVLPNGSMRAVNEKGVAGGPTFDYLGPRHDGLAPALVGDGYGYADGQGRLAVAPVYLWASAYANQRAVVSTREFSMILDERGTMVARVTLECGIRTLYGSYNQRLWPLSMPQRCRQ
- a CDS encoding WG repeat-containing protein, giving the protein MRRAVMLRPLALAVALAGLWASPVHAEDEFADWQRDCVGRTYAITPDVSCNRDYAEGLAAVLTGKADDTAGTWGYIDKQARMVITPAFQEAESFQNGLAAVQQNGLWGFIDKRGEWVIKPRFTRASGFNAEGTALVEEDERDVLVNRQGQIVKTFELGTRSWGFEPGQKLAAMEVPQAPRLFNTATGRAMTLPGDVMMLNRPVAGYLPAQRRSSRYGGLWGLLDANGKWAIAPDVLRSEQPPLRDGDTLAVYRQNAWAFVRPDGSPLSRERYESVAQPAAGLWLAKPRDKAQYVLLDADLRPMRTFTNPYVGVEESGDWKVLSDVDAVVMVAPGGNVLVTPAAFGRVTVSDGLAWLYGHGPNDAFASDAAKPADETDPADAAAQAEAQAEAQAEAQAEAQAEAQAEAQAEAQAEAQAEAQAEAQAEAQAEAQAEAQAEAQAEAQAEAQAEAQAEAQAEAQAEAQAEAQAEAQAEAQAEAQAEAQAEAQAEAQAGPADPPPPMSPALTDAAPVPMTADAAGPAVEAAAVAETADNAAPAAADAAADSATAAATETGTAVQVPGTDSEATLRQIYRADGTPLLDSDTVERLGQYRVLPFSPRNAGGRSRDAAPGAEQLPLALLRPNDYQQPTGILTRSGKIVINPDWDDMNNYGAAAPLLVKTRKGTVGAIDAEGNWILPPTYAGIGGFKGAYSWARTPAMSRDEAVLIDTHGNPQKLPAYVEVNGEKIDGDLLYFYKLDERRNRRWGLWNIRSASAAVAPTLERIDDFQDDWAKAQDGERWGVIDRHGKWIVPATYAGSYALDYLGNGYLLVREPKSKDDSGYSDDYRLINLRTGKRSVVLHEKPQDLKQGRYLGQGKDGATLLFDADGGMTRLFDGVPDRKEQFGDWIYVQYRSRNGAIDARGNLKVSAGYGEFNPFFVQPEGLARVYDGQRYRLMDQNGKALLEKRGDGTPLASMQRVIFRDRDSAESVMTDLQGREITRFKGEFSVEERTAGEGVVAYRGSGDRYGFVNAAGKRVVGPYFNRLGPLRDGLALARRDQRSGKLLGYIDLTGRYVIPPEFGWASDFKEGRALVRRDRLLEFIDTRGKTTAMFGLLCGQVIVLDAQERVTWPREKLTCPEATEAEDAPVPESAKAEQS
- a CDS encoding RNA polymerase sigma factor, yielding MPPASCPSAALPSSPLADPVSQLVRDESERLRRFVLRQVGNSSDADEITQQAFVEMSSCYERFRGESKPSTWLFGIARNLIRNHLSRAPERRYAFVSEDALVEEHDRRSDPAARTELMQTLRILDRSLAALPPDLGDVLVMICADGMSYEEAAARLDLPIGTVRSRLSRARSLLRSRMRQQGAWLDD